GCGTGACGCGCAGGTATTCGCGAAAGTCCTTGACTCCGATCGGATCCTGGCCCATCACGCGCATCGCGGTATGGCCGGTGCCAATACCGAGGAACGTGCGACCCGGCGCGATCTGATTGATCGACGCGATTGAATGTGCGGTCACCGGCGCAATTCGCGTGCCGGCGATCGCCACGCCGGTCCCGATCTTGATCCGCTTCGTGCTCGCGGCCGCCAGCGCCATCGTCGCGTAGCAGTCGGACCAGATCATCTGCGAATCCGGCACCCACGCGCGATCATATCCGAGTTCCTCTGCGAGCCGGATTTGCTCAGGCGATTTGCTGATATGAGTTATTACCGTTACTCCGAATTCCACTACTCGTCCTCCATAGCTATACGCGTATCGACTCGTCCCGTTTGGGCGCCCGCTTGAGCGCGTCAAGATCGACCAGCGAATCCCGTTGGGTGCCTGTGATATGTGGACGCGACCCGGGCTGGCGCTCGAATGGATCCACGATACCCAGTTCCTTTGCGATCTCGCGCATCGCGGGGAGCACCTCCTGTCCCAATAGCCGCGTGCTGGTCATCCGCTGTTCGAGCGTGAGCGGCCCCTGTGCCTGAAACAGCCCGAAGATGCCCGGATGCAGGACTTCCATGATCAGCCGCAGCTTGGGCAACACGGACTTCGGAGTGCCAATGATGATCTGCAGGCCGTCCTGCGCTTTCTGGTACGTGCCGTAGATTTTGCGCTTCGCCTCTTCAAGACCGACCTCACCGCGGCGCAGTCTGCCGCGGGTATCCTTGCCATGGTGATCGCCGCCATGATGATCGTCGCGGCTTTCCTGGAGCTTCTCGCTGGTGAGGCCGAGAAAGCCGTAATCACTCGCCTGGCGCGCGAGGCGGCGGGTGGCTTCCTTCGAGTTGTAGCCAGGTGGCAAAGTCCACTCGGGCCGCGAGAAGTTCGCGGCGCCGCCGCCGAACAGCGCGGCGCGCCCCAGTTCCTGCGCTTTCTCCTCGGTCTCGGCCACGAAGATCTGCTGCAGATAGCCGAAATTCTCACTTCCAGCGGTATAGCCTTCCCGCATCGCGGTGTCGCCATAGAGATTCCACAATTCGACAGTGGACTGCAGAGCGGTACCCAGTCCGATGTATGGATAGCGATGCTGCGCGCACCAGATGACAGTCTCCGGGCTGATCACGCCGGGAATCCATATCGGCGGATGCGGCTTTTGATACGGCAGCGCCCATGGATTGACGAAGCGGTACGTGAAATGCTTGCCCTCCCATCGAAACGGACCGGGACGCGTCCAGGCCGCGATCACGACGTCGTGCGCCTCGTTGAAAAGCTCGCGATTGTACGCCGGGTTGGCATTGTTGAAGATCTGCTCGCTACCGGCGCCGCGAACCCATCCGGGTACCAGGCGTCCGCTAGAAATCAAATCGATTTCAGCCAGCTCTTCCGCCATCCGCAGCGGATTTTTCAGCGTCGGCAGCGGATTACCCAGTAGCACGATACGTACTTTTTTGGTGATTCGTGCGAGGATCGCGGCCTCGACGTTCATCACCGCGCCCATGCAGAACGGAGTGCCGTGATGCTCGTTCAGCATGATGCCGTCGAAACCCATTTCTTCGGCATACACGGCTTCATCCAGATATTCGTTATACAGCCGCGCGCCGACCTCGCGATCGAAAAAGCGGTTGGGAACTCCGAAGAAGCTGCGGTTCTTTATTACTTCGTCCTCGGGAACTTCGCGGTAAGGACGTTCGGTGAAATACATTATATGCATGGCTCGTCTCCTTCAGCTCACGCTATAGCCCGTATCAGGCGAGGAAATCCTTGATCAGAGCGATGAACTCCGCCGACTTTTCGATTTCCGGACGATGGCCGCAATGATCGAAAATCTTGAGCCGGGTCTCGGTATTGCAAAGCGCCTCTTTGTAGGCTTGCGCGGCGCTCACCGGCACCAGCGCATCCTCGCGGCCCCAGACGATCTGCGTCGGCAGACCGCTTACGCCCTGCAAAAAGTGCGGCAGGCTCTGATTATGAAGAATCGGCTCCCAGGCGATGCGCGCGATTTCGGTGCGTGCATCCTCGAAAGCCTCGAACTGCTCCGGAGTCCGCTGACCCCCATACAGCCCGGCGAACTCAGGAGTGTTCTCCGGATCGTAAACGCTCAGGTTGAGCGGTGTGCGTTGGGTGACCACGAAGATGTCG
The window above is part of the Candidatus Binataceae bacterium genome. Proteins encoded here:
- a CDS encoding LLM class flavin-dependent oxidoreductase codes for the protein MYFTERPYREVPEDEVIKNRSFFGVPNRFFDREVGARLYNEYLDEAVYAEEMGFDGIMLNEHHGTPFCMGAVMNVEAAILARITKKVRIVLLGNPLPTLKNPLRMAEELAEIDLISSGRLVPGWVRGAGSEQIFNNANPAYNRELFNEAHDVVIAAWTRPGPFRWEGKHFTYRFVNPWALPYQKPHPPIWIPGVISPETVIWCAQHRYPYIGLGTALQSTVELWNLYGDTAMREGYTAGSENFGYLQQIFVAETEEKAQELGRAALFGGGAANFSRPEWTLPPGYNSKEATRRLARQASDYGFLGLTSEKLQESRDDHHGGDHHGKDTRGRLRRGEVGLEEAKRKIYGTYQKAQDGLQIIIGTPKSVLPKLRLIMEVLHPGIFGLFQAQGPLTLEQRMTSTRLLGQEVLPAMREIAKELGIVDPFERQPGSRPHITGTQRDSLVDLDALKRAPKRDESIRV